Proteins from a genomic interval of Paenibacillus sp. RC334:
- a CDS encoding amino acid ABC transporter substrate-binding protein encodes MKKTAMFTMMIGLIMIVLAGCSGGKDNSKLIIGIDDKFAPMGFRDENNELTGFDIDYAKAAAEQMGKQVEFQPIDWSAKESELNSGRIDLIWNGYTITDERKEKVLFTKPYLKNSQVIALPAKSNLSKLDDLAGKNVGLQTLSSAADALDANPIKSKLKQVSEYPDNVLALTDLKTGRLDAVVIDEVVAKYYMSKEPGTYKLLGESLAPEEYGIGVKKGNDELLTQLQSALDELHKNGKAAEISKKWFGEDKVLN; translated from the coding sequence ATGAAAAAAACAGCCATGTTCACAATGATGATTGGATTGATTATGATCGTTTTGGCCGGATGTTCCGGTGGTAAGGATAACAGCAAGCTGATTATCGGAATTGATGATAAATTTGCACCGATGGGTTTTAGAGATGAAAATAACGAGCTAACCGGCTTTGATATTGATTATGCCAAAGCGGCTGCGGAGCAAATGGGCAAGCAAGTGGAATTCCAGCCCATTGACTGGTCTGCCAAAGAATCCGAGCTGAACAGCGGCCGTATTGATCTGATTTGGAATGGTTATACGATTACGGATGAGCGTAAGGAAAAGGTGCTGTTTACGAAGCCGTATCTGAAAAATAGTCAGGTGATCGCGCTCCCGGCCAAATCCAACCTCTCGAAGCTGGACGATCTGGCGGGCAAAAACGTAGGTCTTCAAACGTTGTCCTCGGCAGCCGATGCACTGGATGCGAACCCGATCAAGAGTAAGCTGAAACAGGTGTCTGAGTATCCCGATAATGTGCTTGCGTTGACCGATCTGAAAACCGGACGTCTGGATGCGGTTGTCATTGACGAAGTGGTAGCCAAATACTATATGTCCAAAGAGCCAGGAACGTATAAACTGCTTGGCGAATCGCTTGCCCCTGAGGAATACGGCATCGGCGTGAAAAAAGGAAACGACGAGTTGCTGACGCAGTTACAATCCGCTCTGGATGAGCTGCACAAGAACGGCAAAGCCGCTGAAATTTCGAAAAAGTGGTTTGGTGAAGATAAGGTACTGAATTAA
- a CDS encoding DUF3899 domain-containing protein: MFFRFGITALIIGTFGYLYASPHLLDGRENMATANLLFLLGLLGLVIGAIFHVLQSGFLTLFLRGFADIRHLFIRQSKALQEENERLRSDESLTAWKTSVFRHLKVYTSGCGTGLVLCSLVLMGIG, from the coding sequence ATGTTTTTTCGTTTCGGGATAACGGCCCTGATCATCGGTACCTTTGGCTATCTGTACGCCTCACCCCATCTTCTGGATGGCCGTGAAAATATGGCTACCGCGAATCTGCTATTCCTGTTGGGCTTGCTGGGCTTGGTGATCGGCGCAATCTTCCACGTCCTGCAAAGCGGGTTTCTCACCCTCTTCCTGCGGGGATTCGCCGACATCAGACATCTGTTCATCCGACAATCCAAGGCACTACAGGAGGAAAACGAACGCTTGCGTTCGGATGAGTCTCTAACTGCCTGGAAAACGTCTGTGTTCCGACATCTCAAGGTGTACACCTCGGGATGCGGTACGGGGCTTGTGCTTTGCTCGCTGGTTTTAATGGGAATAGGTTAA
- a CDS encoding ABC transporter permease, which yields MKAAPTVERDSLFSPVDRSQLPAPILSRPKESLWRDRLRRLFNNKLSLLGLSLLIIIIALAIAGPSMVPYAPSDQSLLKTNLPPSGEHWFGTDDLGRDVWARTWAGARISLMIGFAAAAIDLVLGILVGCIAGYCAGRGKTGDRIDSSLMRIIEILYSIPYLLVIILLLVIMKPGLLTMIIALSITGWVGMARVVRGQILQLKQQEYVLAARSLGTSHSRIIFRHLLPNAAAIIIVNLTFTIPSAIFAESFLSFLGLGIQSPSASWGTMANDSLGVILSGQWWRLFFPGLMISLTMLAFNTLGDGLQDALDPRSQH from the coding sequence ATGAAAGCAGCACCCACTGTCGAAAGGGACAGCCTGTTCAGTCCCGTTGACCGCAGCCAGCTACCCGCCCCCATATTGTCCAGACCCAAAGAATCACTATGGCGGGATCGGCTTCGCAGACTTTTTAACAACAAGCTCTCTCTACTGGGGCTTTCCTTACTTATCATTATTATCGCGCTGGCAATTGCCGGGCCTTCCATGGTTCCTTATGCACCCAGTGACCAATCCCTATTAAAGACGAACCTTCCTCCTTCGGGAGAGCATTGGTTTGGTACGGATGATCTGGGAAGAGACGTATGGGCACGGACCTGGGCCGGGGCGAGAATCTCGCTGATGATCGGCTTTGCCGCTGCCGCCATTGATTTGGTGCTTGGCATTCTCGTCGGCTGTATAGCCGGATATTGTGCGGGACGTGGCAAAACGGGCGACCGGATTGACAGCAGCCTGATGCGTATTATTGAGATTTTGTACAGCATTCCTTATTTGCTGGTCATCATTTTGTTGCTTGTCATTATGAAACCGGGACTGCTCACGATGATTATTGCCCTATCCATCACTGGATGGGTGGGTATGGCTCGTGTCGTTCGGGGGCAAATTTTACAGCTCAAGCAGCAGGAATATGTATTAGCCGCCCGCAGCCTGGGGACCTCCCATTCGCGCATTATTTTCAGGCATTTGCTGCCGAATGCAGCGGCTATCATTATCGTGAATCTGACGTTCACCATCCCCTCGGCTATTTTTGCTGAATCGTTCCTGAGCTTTCTCGGTCTGGGGATTCAATCTCCTTCCGCCAGTTGGGGGACAATGGCTAACGATTCACTCGGGGTCATTTTAAGCGGACAATGGTGGCGCCTGTTCTTCCCCGGACTGATGATCTCGCTCACCATGCTGGCGTTCAACACGCTCGGAGACGGGCTCCAGGATGCGCTTGACCCGCGTTCACAGCATTAA
- a CDS encoding peptide ABC transporter substrate-binding protein, with protein sequence MKKMHWMTVILLLAVTALAGCSGNTDKAASNDPAAAPQADVPQEITANLAGGEPYTLDPAFASDTTSYFVIDNLYEGLYTYDKAGKIVEGAASKVDVTPDGKTYTFTIRDGAKWSNGDPLTAKDFEYSWKRVLNPKTAAYDPSALYYIKGAEAYNTGKGKVEDVGVTAKDDKTLVVELKSPLSFFPTIAVGHAYLPVNQSVVEKSDKWAAEANTIVGNGAYVAKEWKHNEQITLAKNDQYWNKDAITMATINFKMVQDSTTYYQMYKTGDLDLILGLPVDTLDQEKSNKEFLSHPSFSVYTYSFNVKQKPFDNKKIRQAIAYAIDREILATNVTKGGETPAYGYVPYGTTTPSGKDFRDEAPKKYYEFDAAKAKQLLAEGLKEEGLAQLPPITFKYNTSDKHKKVAEAIQEMLKTNLGVEVTLENQEWKTYIDTFKQKNFQIARMGWEGNFLDPLGVLGHYTSKNSNNFTNWSNPEYDKLIESSTFELDPAKRFEQLHQAEDVLMEDLPIIPIQFSADTALISPKVQGIVFDARSNPDLRFAKRVEK encoded by the coding sequence ATGAAAAAAATGCATTGGATGACTGTCATTTTACTGTTGGCAGTAACGGCTTTGGCCGGATGCTCTGGCAATACAGACAAAGCAGCAAGCAATGATCCAGCCGCTGCGCCGCAAGCAGATGTTCCACAGGAAATTACAGCCAACCTGGCAGGTGGCGAGCCTTATACACTGGACCCTGCTTTTGCATCGGATACAACGTCCTACTTTGTTATTGATAACCTGTACGAAGGTCTGTATACATATGACAAAGCCGGTAAAATCGTAGAGGGCGCTGCCAGCAAAGTAGACGTAACTCCTGACGGCAAAACATACACCTTCACCATCCGCGACGGCGCGAAATGGTCGAATGGCGATCCGCTTACTGCAAAGGATTTTGAATACTCCTGGAAACGGGTCCTGAATCCGAAAACGGCTGCCTACGATCCTTCCGCTCTGTACTACATCAAGGGAGCCGAAGCCTACAACACAGGCAAAGGTAAAGTCGAAGATGTGGGCGTTACAGCCAAGGACGACAAAACCCTTGTGGTCGAGCTGAAATCACCGCTAAGCTTCTTCCCAACGATCGCAGTGGGTCATGCGTATCTGCCCGTAAACCAATCCGTGGTTGAGAAAAGCGACAAATGGGCGGCAGAAGCCAACACCATTGTCGGCAACGGCGCGTATGTAGCCAAGGAATGGAAGCATAATGAGCAAATTACATTGGCGAAAAACGATCAATACTGGAACAAAGATGCCATTACGATGGCAACGATTAACTTTAAAATGGTTCAAGACTCCACAACCTATTATCAAATGTACAAAACAGGCGATCTGGACCTGATTTTGGGTCTTCCCGTTGACACGCTGGATCAGGAGAAGAGCAACAAGGAATTTTTGTCGCATCCATCTTTCAGTGTGTACACGTATTCTTTTAACGTAAAACAAAAGCCTTTTGACAATAAAAAAATCAGACAGGCCATTGCTTACGCGATTGACCGTGAAATCCTGGCGACCAACGTAACCAAAGGTGGCGAAACTCCGGCTTACGGATACGTACCATACGGAACAACAACTCCATCCGGTAAGGACTTCCGTGATGAAGCGCCGAAGAAATACTATGAGTTTGATGCTGCAAAAGCAAAACAATTGCTGGCCGAAGGTCTGAAAGAAGAAGGTTTGGCCCAACTGCCACCGATCACCTTCAAGTACAACACTTCGGACAAGCATAAAAAAGTAGCTGAAGCGATTCAGGAAATGCTGAAAACGAACCTGGGTGTTGAAGTGACGCTGGAAAATCAGGAATGGAAAACGTACATTGATACCTTTAAACAAAAGAACTTCCAGATCGCCCGCATGGGCTGGGAAGGAAACTTCCTTGATCCGCTCGGCGTATTGGGACACTACACTTCCAAAAACTCGAACAACTTTACCAACTGGAGCAATCCGGAGTATGACAAGCTGATCGAATCTTCTACCTTCGAGCTTGATCCGGCAAAACGCTTCGAGCAGCTTCATCAGGCTGAGGACGTATTGATGGAGGATCTGCCAATTATCCCGATCCAGTTCTCTGCGGACACGGCATTGATCAGTCCTAAAGTTCAAGGCATCGTATTTGACGCTCGTTCGAACCCGGACCTTCGTTTTGCCAAACGGGTCGAAAAATAA
- a CDS encoding VWA domain-containing protein — MSGISLLKKNAQLVLTKKNLTNVTARVGLVLDISGSMRSLYKNGTVQKVLERIVAVASSLDDDGVLDVWVYDHRFSRLPSVTENDVDNYVERHILSNDYLPKFGRNDEPPVMRDVIAKYTKEEPFADPAFVIFINDGGVKRGKGDNIDNAVIDSSGEPIFWQFIGVGESDFGVLKKLDNIEGRVVDNANFFQIQDVESMEDNELYELLLNEFPLWLEEAKDKHIY, encoded by the coding sequence ATGAGCGGTATTTCTTTGCTTAAAAAGAATGCGCAACTGGTACTGACTAAAAAGAATCTAACGAATGTGACTGCGAGAGTTGGATTGGTGCTCGATATTTCAGGATCTATGAGAAGTTTGTACAAAAATGGAACCGTTCAAAAGGTGTTGGAGCGAATTGTCGCGGTAGCGAGTTCTTTGGATGATGATGGTGTGCTGGACGTATGGGTGTATGATCACCGTTTTTCGCGTTTGCCGTCCGTTACCGAAAATGACGTTGATAACTATGTTGAAAGACACATTTTGTCCAATGATTATTTGCCCAAGTTCGGTCGTAATGATGAGCCGCCTGTAATGCGGGATGTCATCGCCAAATACACCAAGGAAGAGCCTTTTGCTGATCCGGCTTTTGTTATTTTTATTAATGATGGCGGTGTGAAACGTGGAAAAGGAGACAACATCGACAACGCGGTAATTGATTCGTCAGGAGAACCGATTTTCTGGCAATTTATCGGTGTGGGTGAGTCCGATTTTGGCGTATTAAAAAAGCTCGACAACATAGAAGGTCGTGTGGTAGATAACGCTAACTTCTTTCAAATCCAAGATGTCGAATCCATGGAAGACAATGAATTGTACGAACTACTACTAAACGAGTTCCCGTTATGGCTGGAAGAAGCGAAAGACAAGCATATTTATTAA
- a CDS encoding amino acid ABC transporter permease produces the protein MSMDYILRIMKPMLEGAQMTVILFFITLILSIPLGFIVTLLAKSRIKPIAWLMHTYIYVIRGTPLLLQLLFFCFGLPMLPVIGEYLVLDRTTAALLAFVLNYAAYFAEIFRGGMLSIDKGQFEASQVLGLSKSQTLIRVIVPQMVRIALPAVTNEATTLVKDTALLYAVAVPELLHFANTAVNRDFTIVPYFVAAMIYLLLALVLTLFFRALEKRFKFE, from the coding sequence ATGAGTATGGATTATATTTTACGAATTATGAAGCCTATGCTCGAAGGGGCGCAGATGACCGTTATTTTATTTTTCATCACGCTCATCTTGTCCATTCCGCTGGGATTTATCGTTACGTTGCTGGCGAAAAGCCGGATTAAGCCGATTGCCTGGCTGATGCATACGTACATTTATGTCATACGGGGCACACCGCTTCTGCTGCAATTGCTGTTCTTCTGCTTTGGTCTGCCGATGCTGCCTGTGATCGGGGAGTATCTGGTGCTGGACCGGACAACGGCTGCGTTGCTGGCATTTGTGCTGAATTATGCGGCTTATTTTGCTGAAATTTTTAGAGGCGGGATGTTGTCGATTGATAAAGGGCAATTTGAAGCTTCACAAGTGCTGGGCCTGAGCAAGTCGCAGACGCTGATTAGAGTCATTGTGCCGCAAATGGTACGGATTGCTTTGCCTGCGGTCACGAATGAGGCGACAACACTGGTGAAAGATACGGCGCTGCTATATGCGGTAGCTGTACCGGAACTGCTGCATTTTGCGAATACGGCTGTGAACCGTGATTTTACGATTGTGCCTTATTTTGTAGCGGCTATGATCTATTTGTTGTTGGCTTTGGTGCTGACGCTATTCTTTAGGGCGCTGGAAAAACGTTTTAAATTCGAGTAA
- a CDS encoding IS3 family transposase (programmed frameshift) — translation MGNRWSTGEQRFSESQIRQMEDNTNVLHITERSIAYQPTFKLAALKAYQEGKTPAEIFREAGFNLDMIGRENPNRCLKRWRRTFASQGEAGLLEEQRGKGSTGRPAAEQSMEKKLAQAEARIKLLEAEKRLPKKARGARETSPAEPTLTPSERFELIHRTIRKHQLEKMTHHLCKMANVSKSGYYRWLAAEQARQLREEADEQDLLLIREHFEKRNGKVGALVLKMCLEHKSGVIMNHKKIRRIMRKYGLVAKIRQANPYRKLVKATQEHQTLPNHLKRQFDQGEPEKVFLTDITYLHYGQGQCAYLSCVKDGASKQILAHYVSSSLEMTIVDRTLDRLIQRLDGNIHPEATIHSDQGFHYTNPRFQARVKEIGFQQSMSRKSNCWDNASMESFFGHMKDELEYRDSVTLQELRARINEYMDYYNTDRYQWTLKKMTPDEYRNHLLTA, via the exons ATGGGGAACCGTTGGTCTACCGGTGAGCAAAGGTTTAGTGAAAGTCAGATCCGCCAGATGGAGGATAATACTAACGTATTGCATATTACAGAGCGTTCTATTGCTTACCAACCCACATTCAAGTTGGCAGCTCTAAAGGCCTATCAGGAGGGGAAAACTCCTGCGGAAATCTTCAGGGAGGCAGGATTCAACTTAGATATGATCGGACGGGAGAATCCGAATAGATGCTTAAAACGTTGGAGAAGAACCTTTGCTTCTCAAGGTGAAGCAGGTCTTCTGGAAGAGCAACGAGGAAAAGGCAGCACGGGAAGGCCCGCAGCAGAACAGTCGATGGAGAAGAAGCTTGCACAAGCTGAGGCACGGATAAAGCTCCTGGAAGCGGAGA AACGACTTCCTAAAAAAGCTCGAGGCGCTCGAGAGACAAGCCCAGCAGAACCAACGCTGACACCCTCTGAGCGCTTCGAACTCATCCATCGTACCATCCGTAAGCATCAACTTGAGAAGATGACTCATCATCTTTGTAAAATGGCGAATGTCAGTAAAAGCGGGTACTACCGGTGGTTAGCCGCTGAACAAGCACGACAGCTGAGAGAAGAAGCAGACGAACAGGATCTGTTACTCATCAGGGAACATTTTGAAAAACGTAATGGGAAAGTGGGAGCACTTGTTTTAAAAATGTGCTTGGAGCATAAGAGTGGCGTCATCATGAACCATAAGAAAATTCGCCGTATCATGCGTAAATACGGGTTGGTGGCCAAGATACGCCAGGCCAATCCGTACCGTAAGCTTGTAAAGGCCACACAAGAGCACCAGACACTCCCTAATCACCTTAAGCGTCAGTTTGACCAGGGCGAGCCGGAGAAAGTCTTTCTCACAGACATCACATACCTGCACTATGGTCAGGGGCAATGTGCGTATTTGTCCTGTGTAAAGGACGGTGCAAGCAAACAGATTCTTGCTCATTATGTATCCTCGTCCTTAGAAATGACGATCGTAGATCGAACCTTGGACAGGTTGATTCAACGACTGGATGGCAACATTCACCCCGAAGCCACCATCCATTCTGACCAAGGTTTTCACTACACGAATCCGAGGTTCCAAGCTCGAGTTAAAGAGATAGGCTTCCAGCAGTCCATGTCGCGAAAGAGTAACTGCTGGGACAATGCCTCCATGGAGTCTTTCTTCGGTCATATGAAGGATGAACTCGAGTATAGGGACAGCGTTACTCTCCAGGAATTACGGGCACGCATTAATGAATACATGGATTACTACAACACCGATCGGTATCAATGGACATTAAAAAAGATGACTCCTGATGAATACAGGAACCATCTATTAACAGCATAA
- a CDS encoding ABC transporter permease: MYILKRLFTMLVTLWIIVTLTFIIMHIIPGDPFSNDSKTIPEAVLQNMRARYNLDKPLAVQYVLYLKNLLVLDMGPSIQSKTTDVNMLIARGFPPSALLGIQSIVVAIIAGIALGTLAALHHNRPLDYISMFIAIVGISVPSFIWAPLLIKYVAVKWHLLPVASWGTWQHTVLPSLALAVSPLAVIARFMRTSMLEVMHQEYIRTAKAKGLSSWAVVIRHGLRNALIPVLSFIGPLFASVITGTFVVEKIFAIPGIGKYFVDSIFNRDYPVIMGTTIFYSAILVVTLFLIDISYRLVDPRIKLVSKGD, from the coding sequence ATGTACATTTTAAAACGTCTTTTTACGATGCTCGTTACATTGTGGATTATCGTCACTTTAACGTTTATCATCATGCACATCATTCCGGGGGACCCATTCTCGAACGATTCTAAAACGATTCCGGAAGCAGTGCTGCAAAACATGCGTGCCAGATACAATCTGGACAAGCCGCTTGCCGTACAGTATGTGTTGTATCTGAAAAATTTGCTGGTGCTGGATATGGGCCCATCTATTCAATCGAAAACGACGGACGTAAACATGCTCATTGCCAGAGGTTTCCCACCTTCCGCATTGCTCGGCATTCAATCCATCGTAGTTGCGATTATTGCGGGTATTGCGCTTGGAACGCTGGCTGCTTTACATCATAATCGACCATTGGATTATATTTCGATGTTTATTGCCATTGTCGGTATTTCCGTGCCCAGCTTCATTTGGGCACCGCTTTTAATCAAATATGTCGCCGTCAAATGGCATCTGCTCCCGGTCGCCTCATGGGGAACCTGGCAGCACACGGTGCTTCCATCGCTGGCTCTGGCCGTTTCACCTCTCGCCGTCATCGCCCGCTTCATGCGGACAAGCATGCTTGAAGTGATGCATCAGGAATACATACGCACCGCCAAGGCGAAAGGGCTGTCCTCTTGGGCCGTAGTCATCCGTCACGGATTACGCAACGCGTTAATTCCCGTGCTGTCCTTCATCGGACCCCTGTTCGCTTCCGTCATTACAGGTACCTTTGTTGTGGAAAAAATATTCGCCATTCCCGGCATCGGTAAATACTTTGTAGACAGTATATTTAACCGGGACTATCCGGTCATTATGGGCACAACCATTTTTTACAGTGCCATTCTGGTCGTCACCTTATTTTTAATTGATATTTCCTATCGTCTTGTCGATCCGCGAATCAAATTAGTCAGCAAAGGAGATTAA